One Setaria italica strain Yugu1 chromosome II, Setaria_italica_v2.0, whole genome shotgun sequence DNA segment encodes these proteins:
- the LOC101782890 gene encoding protein EDS1L: MPTDTPAPPQRAASLSDDDRLLVAHCAELSFPSPSPASAPAAASSSARSFQVHHASHPYPCAAFAFAPSWSAADWAAPSSAGGARQPFGDAEVDPALFPSLRAVGSGVPARANAAFLAAFRGLLDGSTLQSEVSRAVAEEKRIVFTGHSSGGSIATLAAIWFLEKCTRQGSVNQAHPFCVTFGAPLIGDNIFNHAVRREGWSQCILHFLLPLDIVPRIPLTPLASFREEIQAVLDWLSPQTPNNSPAGRSLVIPEYYETLLRSTLSIASYEACSFMGCTSSILGTLTSFIDLSPYRPCGTYHFLTSSEQLIVITNSDAVLQLLFYCLQLDPQQQLLDAAARSLSAHWQYEPIKQCMPDIVCVDYLGAISSTVPGRQTDRAAFGSIELSKEAILHLSAAAQWEKQRQRNQTKIDESCQKIQEALRSLNDYKRACELRGVTYYDSFKLQREVHDFNANVRRLELAGLWDEIIEMLRRRELPDGFEAREEWVGLGTLFRRLVEPLDIANYYRHSKNEDTGSYLSKGRPRRYKYTQRWHEQLQRAPVGSSLESCFWAVVEELQAEMAGGRTFQDLRDRVVKLESDAHGWYNSGSLGKDVFLGSSSFVAWWRTLPEQHKSASCIAKLVSL, translated from the exons ATGCCGACGGacaccccggcgccgccgcagcgcgcGGCGTCGCTGTCCGACGACGACCGCCTGCTCGTCGCGCACTGCGCCGAGctctccttcccttccccctcccccgcctcggccccggccgccgcctcctcctccgcccgctccTTCCAGGTGCACCACGCGTCCCACCCCTACCCCTGCGCCGCCTTCGCCTTCGCGCCCTCCTGGTCCGCCGCCGACTGGGCGGCACCCTCCTCCGCGGGAGGCGCCCGCCAGCCGTTCGGGGACGCGGAGGTGGACCCGGCGCTGTTCCCGTCGCTCCGCGCCGTCGGGAGCGGCGTCCCCGCGCGCGCTAACGCAGCCTTCCTCGCCGCCTTCCGCGGCCTGCTCGACGGATCGACGCTCCAGTCCGAG GTATCGAGAGCTGTGGCTGAAGAGAAACGTATAGTATTCACAGGGCATTCATCAGGAGGTTCGATAGCCACCCTTGCTGCTATATGGTTTCTTGAGAAGTGCACCAGACAGGGAAGTGTAAATCAAGCACACCCCTTCTGTGTGACCTTTGGGGCTCCTCTTATTGGAGACAATATCTTCAACCATGCTGTTAGAAGAGAGGGCTGGTCGCAATGTATTTTGCATTTCCTTCTTCCGCTAGACATTGTCCCACGTATACCACTGACTCCGCTTGCATCCTTCAGAGAAGAAATTCAAGCTGTTCTTGATTGGTTGTCTCCTCAGACACCAAACAACTCACCTGCTGGGAGGTCTCTCGTCATACCTGAGTACTACGAAACTTTACTGAGAAGCACACTATCGATTGCCAGCTATGAGGCCTGTTCTTTCATGGGCTGCACTAGCTCAATCTTGGGAACGTTGACTTCCTTCATTGACCTCTCCCCTTACAGACCCTGCGGGACTTATCATTTCTTGACAAGTAGTGAACAACTGATTGTTATCACAAATTCAGATGCTGTACTGCAGTTGTTATTTTACTGTCTTCAGTTGGATCCCCAACAACAATTGCTTGATGCTGCTGCTAGAAGTTTAAGTGCTCATTGGCAGTATGAACCAATTAAACAGTGCATGCCGGATATAGTTTGTGTGGATTACCTGGGAGCAATCTCGTCAACTGTTCCTGGTAGGCAGACAGACAGAGCGGCATTTGGAAGCATTGAACTG AGCAAGGAAGCTATACTGCACCTTTCTGCAGCTGCGCAATGGGAGAAACAAAGACAGAGAAACCAAACGAAGATTGACGAAAGCTGCCAGAAGATCCAGGAGGCCCTCAGATCCCTAAACGACTACAAGAGAGCATGCGAACTCCGCGGCGTGACCTACTACGACTCCTTCAAGCTCCAGCGGGAGGTGCACGACTTCAACGCCAACGTGCGGAGGTTGGAGCTGGCCGGGCTCTGGGACGAGATCATCGAGATGCTGCGGAGGCGCGAGCTGCCGGACGGCTTCGAGGCGCGGGAGGAGTGGGTGGGCCTGGGCACGCTGTTCCGCCGCCTGGTGGAGCCGCTGGACATCGCCAACTACTACAGGCACTCCAAGAACGAGGACACCGGCTCCTACCTCTCCAaggggcggccgcggcggtacAAGTACACGCAGAGGTGGCACGAGCAGCTGCAGCGCGCGCCCGTCGGGTCCAGCCTCGAGTCATGCTTCTGGGCGGTGGTCGAGGAGCTCCAGGCCGAGATGGCCGGCGGCAGGACGTTCCAGGACCTGAGGGATAGGGTGGTCAAGCTCGAGAGCGATGCGCATGGATGGTATAACTCTGGAAGTCTGGGCAAGGACGTGTTTCTGGGGAGCTCTTCTTTTGTGGCGTGGTGGAGGACGCTCCCCGAACAGCACAAGTCGGCGTCCTGCATTGCGAAACTTGTGTCGTTGTAA
- the LOC101783296 gene encoding malonyl-CoA decarboxylase, mitochondrial isoform X1, with amino-acid sequence MTRNHTSKSLAVLLRARMHPDALPSPPPQLSPPPPPTDPDPAAPPAASVLHWLHAAASAASPPPATLDNFSDGYRSLDRVGRREVLRSLATDYDVPRARVRDLMRQYMSVASAAAAGGDDATVEEGKEGSAAALYRMERGLRDALRPRYSGFLEAMNAQPGGLKLLAVLRADLLALLGEENAPALRALDSYLKEKLVTWLSPAALTLHQITWDDPASLLEKIVAYEAVHPIRNLIDLKRRLGVGRRCFGYFHPAIPGEPLIFIEVALHKDMAASIQEVLWDDPPTPESEASCALFYSISSTQPGLSGINLGKFLLKRVIDMLRRDMPSVQIFATLSPIPGFMQWLRAKLASQIKLAQTESQEGNSFEGASSTFRESILLPEEEKMIHDAIEQAHGKQGIELLQDILKTSQWVKSEKLSAALKSPLMRLCARYLAREKIRGKALDAVANFHLQNGAMIERINWMADQSEKGIQQSGGIMVNYLYRLENIEEYALSYSGTGLAHSSPSLSQYLEQSKDP; translated from the exons ATGACCAGGAACCACACCTCGAAGTcgctcgccgtcctcctccgcgcccgcaTGCACCCGGacgccctcccctccccgccgccgcaactgtcccctcctcctccgcccactGACCCAgaccccgccgccccgcccgcggCTTCCGTTCTCCACTGGCTCCatgccgctgcctccgccgcctccccgccccCCGCGACGCTCGATAACTTCTCCGATGGGTACCGCTCCCTCGACCGCGTCGGGCGCCGCGAGGTCCTCCGCTCCCTCGCCACCGACTACGACGTGCCCCGCGCGCGCGTCCGGGACCTCATGAGACAGTACATGAgcgtcgcctccgccgcggcggcaggcggGGATGACGcgacggtggaggaggggaaggagggctccgcggcggcgctgtACCGGATGGAGAGGGGGCTCCGGGACGCGCTCCGGCCCCGGTACTCCGGGTTCCTCGAGGCCATGAACGCGCAGCCAGGCGGGCTCAAGCTCCTCGCGGTGCTCCGCGCCGACCTCCTGGCCTTGCTGGG GGAGGAGAACGCTCCGGCACTGCGCGCCCTGGACTCGTACTTGAAGGAGAAACTGGTGACCTGGCTCAGCCCTGCAGCATTGACGCTCCACCAGATAACATGGGATGATCCTGCCTCCTTGCTAGAGAAGATTGTGGCATATGAG GCAGTGCATCCAATCAGAAACCTGATAGACTTGAAGagaagattgggtgttggtcgCCGTTGCTTTGGCTACTTCCATCCAGCAATACCAG GGGAGCCCCTGATTTTCATCGAAGTTGCTTTACACAAAGATATGGCTGCATCTATACAG GAGGTCTTGTGGGATGACCCCCCGACTCCTGAATCTGAAGCCAGCTGTGCACTGTTTTATTCAATATCGTCTACCCAG CCTGGCTTATCAGGTATTAATCTGGGGAAGTTTCTTCTCAAGCGTGTGATTGACATGTTGAGACGAGATATGCCTTCAGTACAG ATTTTTGCAACACTTAGCCCAATCCCTGGTTTCATGCAATGGCTTCGTGCTAAACTGGCCTCCCAAATAAAATTAGCACAGACAGAATCGCAAGAGGGGAATTCATTCGAAGGAGCTAGCTCTACTTTCAGAGAATCCATCCTTCTTCCCGAGGAAGAGAAGATGATTCATGATGCCAT TGAACAAGCTCATGGGAAACAAGGAATTGAACTATTGCAAGATATACTGAAAACAAGTCAATGGGTAAAGTCTGAAAAATTATCTGCTGCGTTGAAATCTCCTCTAATGCGTTTGTGTGCAAG GTATCTTGCCAGAGAGAAAATCAGAGGAAAAGCTCTAGATGCTGTTGCAAATTTTCACTTGCAAAACGGAGCA ATGATTGAGAGAATAAACTGGATGGCTGACCAATCAGAGAAGGGCATTCAACAAAGTGGAGGTATCATGGTCAATTATCTTTACAG GTTAGAGAATATAGAAGAGTATGCACTTTCATATTCAGGCACAGGGCTTGCCCATTCTTCACCTAGCCTGTCCCAGTATCTTGAG CAGTCGAAGGATCCGTGA
- the LOC101783296 gene encoding malonyl-CoA decarboxylase, mitochondrial isoform X2 yields MTRNHTSKSLAVLLRARMHPDALPSPPPQLSPPPPPTDPDPAAPPAASVLHWLHAAASAASPPPATLDNFSDGYRSLDRVGRREVLRSLATDYDVPRARVRDLMRQYMSVASAAAAGGDDATVEEGKEGSAAALYRMERGLRDALRPRYSGFLEAMNAQPGGLKLLAVLRADLLALLGEENAPALRALDSYLKEKLVTWLSPAALTLHQITWDDPASLLEKIVAYEAVHPIRNLIDLKRRLGVGRRCFGYFHPAIPGEPLIFIEVALHKDMAASIQEVLWDDPPTPESEASCALFYSISSTQPGLSGINLGKFLLKRVIDMLRRDMPSVQIFATLSPIPGFMQWLRAKLASQIKLAQTESQEGNSFEGASSTFRESILLPEEEKMIHDAIEQAHGKQGIELLQDILKTSQWVKSEKLSAALKSPLMRLCARYLAREKIRGKALDAVANFHLQNGAMIERINWMADQSEKGIQQSGGIMVNYLYRLENIEEYALSYSGTGLAHSSPSLSQYLESKDP; encoded by the exons ATGACCAGGAACCACACCTCGAAGTcgctcgccgtcctcctccgcgcccgcaTGCACCCGGacgccctcccctccccgccgccgcaactgtcccctcctcctccgcccactGACCCAgaccccgccgccccgcccgcggCTTCCGTTCTCCACTGGCTCCatgccgctgcctccgccgcctccccgccccCCGCGACGCTCGATAACTTCTCCGATGGGTACCGCTCCCTCGACCGCGTCGGGCGCCGCGAGGTCCTCCGCTCCCTCGCCACCGACTACGACGTGCCCCGCGCGCGCGTCCGGGACCTCATGAGACAGTACATGAgcgtcgcctccgccgcggcggcaggcggGGATGACGcgacggtggaggaggggaaggagggctccgcggcggcgctgtACCGGATGGAGAGGGGGCTCCGGGACGCGCTCCGGCCCCGGTACTCCGGGTTCCTCGAGGCCATGAACGCGCAGCCAGGCGGGCTCAAGCTCCTCGCGGTGCTCCGCGCCGACCTCCTGGCCTTGCTGGG GGAGGAGAACGCTCCGGCACTGCGCGCCCTGGACTCGTACTTGAAGGAGAAACTGGTGACCTGGCTCAGCCCTGCAGCATTGACGCTCCACCAGATAACATGGGATGATCCTGCCTCCTTGCTAGAGAAGATTGTGGCATATGAG GCAGTGCATCCAATCAGAAACCTGATAGACTTGAAGagaagattgggtgttggtcgCCGTTGCTTTGGCTACTTCCATCCAGCAATACCAG GGGAGCCCCTGATTTTCATCGAAGTTGCTTTACACAAAGATATGGCTGCATCTATACAG GAGGTCTTGTGGGATGACCCCCCGACTCCTGAATCTGAAGCCAGCTGTGCACTGTTTTATTCAATATCGTCTACCCAG CCTGGCTTATCAGGTATTAATCTGGGGAAGTTTCTTCTCAAGCGTGTGATTGACATGTTGAGACGAGATATGCCTTCAGTACAG ATTTTTGCAACACTTAGCCCAATCCCTGGTTTCATGCAATGGCTTCGTGCTAAACTGGCCTCCCAAATAAAATTAGCACAGACAGAATCGCAAGAGGGGAATTCATTCGAAGGAGCTAGCTCTACTTTCAGAGAATCCATCCTTCTTCCCGAGGAAGAGAAGATGATTCATGATGCCAT TGAACAAGCTCATGGGAAACAAGGAATTGAACTATTGCAAGATATACTGAAAACAAGTCAATGGGTAAAGTCTGAAAAATTATCTGCTGCGTTGAAATCTCCTCTAATGCGTTTGTGTGCAAG GTATCTTGCCAGAGAGAAAATCAGAGGAAAAGCTCTAGATGCTGTTGCAAATTTTCACTTGCAAAACGGAGCA ATGATTGAGAGAATAAACTGGATGGCTGACCAATCAGAGAAGGGCATTCAACAAAGTGGAGGTATCATGGTCAATTATCTTTACAG GTTAGAGAATATAGAAGAGTATGCACTTTCATATTCAGGCACAGGGCTTGCCCATTCTTCACCTAGCCTGTCCCAGTATCTTGAG TCGAAGGATCCGTGA